A single region of the Plasmodium reichenowi strain SY57 chromosome 9, whole genome shotgun sequence genome encodes:
- a CDS encoding hypothetical protein (conserved Plasmodium protein, unknown function), producing the protein MLKVCSYIPYIYKCLNIRTLSRFYDHIKQKSYIDLINFSKGLYLCLSNTSLKNDKVLIKFSTVLFRNISKRKLHNKDKKDLCLLMLLFIKCKKKCKTLIYEKDVMNYIKDAIEKNLDKLDEDDLSTVLTFLSCTKHSYKLYSERYITNEKCTDVITRKIIKRSNDYLHNFKQIKNLCILYSFLCRENITIELHNKILDKIFKNIKKCKDTDITNLIYNFYYINNFFFKTLINKICQHYHVYNEIKNTLFLYPQCEHNKKKKKKKKKKKKKXXXXXXXXXXXXXXXXXXXXXXXXXXXXXXXXXXXXXXXXXXXXXXXXXXXXXXXXXXXXXXXXXXXXTNDKTNDKTNDKTNDKTNDKTNDKTNDKTNDKTNDKTNDKTNDKTNDKTNDKTNDKTNDKILFNSGNKFISEQNNFPYISSNVIYQRGHKNAPFCIPFKKTKHSFFNIYSCNIYLYNYINKYNDMCLIEKIENITDKCNLVDNIWKNCKLLHSFYIYLSYYKNILNYKINIDNIKYIIKENNYDFAHKDNYLYEDIFTPNNLQIYIFLYNQGINNHIHYFNKMRNYIMNSILTILQNYYSIDQLNISNNEKGTYKSNNLMTLNNYMYEDVRYVYILKKNNRKNYHLTNDHTYILLNIINQMNIQNDKILDLLIYHFKKSYRQYSLKHLLLLLQFCVLHKCDKYVYRIIYTTINKIIDEKKKCIYERSKDKYLHNNMVTNNYGFVFFPPNIYDKTIYSLYIKTFVKCTEYYLKYNNNNINHINHINRDSVLTLNDHLFLLGLYFNIFFLYNNKEYTFLNFFKLKDLREVYELFHKIDKTILRITTGSNKKIKNYNLKWKNHKKCASNKCRENILNYKKYSTNCENIMYDKNIVYDKNIVYDKNIVYDKNIMYDKNIMYDKNIMYDKNIIYDEHIKNIYKIKMTKEKGFLNFTNYTKTKKNKMKIYSFYLERLHMDNLLKYIEMSFNQINYIQLNIFNSYNIYNSCSYVYVNYDKFPLLPILVPSLIIKK; encoded by the exons ATGCTTAAAGTGTGTTCTTATATTCcctacatatataaatgtttgAACATCAGAACTTTGTCAAGATTTTATGACcatataaaacaaaaaagttatatagatttaattaatttttccAAGGGCCTGTATCTTTGTTTATCTAATACGTCTCTTAAAAATG ATAAGGTGCTCATCAAATTCTCCACAGTACTCTTTAGGAATATATCCAAAAGGAAGCTTCATAACAAAGATAAGAAAGATTTATGTCTCTTAATGCTgctttttattaaatgtaaaaaGAAGTGTAAAACATTAATTTATGAAAAGGATGtaatgaattatataaaagatgccatagaaaaaaatttagaTAAGCTTGATGAAGATGACTTATCAACAGTTTTAACCTTTCTAAGTTGTACTAAGCATAGTTATAAATTGTATTCAGAAAGATATATAACAAACGAGAAATGTACAGATGTAATAACTaggaaaattataaaaagaagtaatgattatttacataattttaaacaaatcaaaaatttatgtatattatatagtTTTTTATGTAGAGAAAATATAACCATAGAACTACATAATAAGATATTagataaaatttttaagaatataaagaaatgtAAAGATACAGATATAActaatttaatatataatttttattatataaataatttcttttttaaaacattaataaataaaatatgtcAACATTATCATGTGTACAATGAAATTAAGaatacattatttttatatccaCAATGtgaacataataaaaaaaaaaaaaaaaaaaaaaaaaaaaaaaaaaaaaaaaaNNNNNNNNNNNNNNNNNNNNNNNNNNNNNNNNNNNNNNNNNNNNNNNNNNNNNNNNNNNNNNNNNNNNNNNNNNNNNNNNNNNNNNNNNNNNNNNNNNNNNNNNNNNNNNNNNNNNNNNNNNNNNNNNNNNNNNNNNNNNNNNNNNNNNNNNNNNNNNNNNNNNNNNNNNNNNNNNNNNNNNNNNNNNNNNNNNNNNNNNNNACAAATGACAAAACAAATGACAAAACAAATGACAAAACAAATGACAAAACAAATGACAAAACAAATGACAAAACAAATGACAAAACAAATGACAAAACAAATGACAAAACAAATGACAAAACAAATGACAAAACAAATGACAAAACAAATGACAAAACAAATGACAAAACAAATGACAAAATACTTTTTAATAGTGGTAATAAATTCATATcagaacaaaataattttccCTATATATCTAGTAATGTTATATACCAAAGGGGCCATAAAAATGCACCATTTTGTATACCTTTTAAAAAAACGAAACACTCattctttaatatttatagttgtaatatttatttatataattatataaataaatataatgatatgtGTTTAATTGAAAAGATTGAAAATATTACGGATAAATGTAATCTTGTAGATAACATATGGAAAAATTGTAAATTGCTGCAtagtttttatatatatctttcatattataaaaatatattaaattataaaataaatatagataatataaaatatattattaaagaaaataattatgatttTGCGCATAAAGACAACTATTTATATGAAGATATATTCACACCTAATaatttacaaatatatatatttttatataaccaaggtataaataatcacattcattattttaataaaatgagaaattatattatgaattCTATTTTGACCATTCtacaaaattattattctaTAGATCAATTAAATATTTCCAATAATGAAAAAGGAACATATAAAAGCAACAATTTGATGACgttaaataattatatgtatgaaGATGTAagatatgtatatatattaaaaaaaaacaatagAAAAAACTATCATCTTACTAATGatcatacatatattttgttaaatataataaatcaaatgaatatacaaaatgataaaattttagatttattaatataccattttaaaaaatcatatagacaatattctttaaaacaccttctattattattacaattttGTGTTCTACACAAATGTGACAAATATGTATATCgcataatatatacaacaataaataaaataatagatgaaaaaaagaaatgtatatatgaaaggagcaaagataaatatttacataataatatggtTACAAATAATTATGGATTCGTTTTCTTCCCTCcgaatatatatgataaaacTATTTATTcgttatatataaaaacatttgTAAAATGTAcagaatattatttaaaatataataataataatattaatcaTATTAATCATATTAATAGGGATAGTGTGTTAACCTTAAACGATCATCTTTTTCTACTAGGCCTTtatttcaatatattttttttatacaataataaggaatatacatttttaaattttttcaaGTTAAAAGATTTAAGAGAAGTTTATGAATTATTTCACAAAATCGataaaacaatattaaGAATAACAACAGGAAgtaacaaaaaaattaaaaattataatttaaaatggAAAAATCATAAAAAGTGTGCAAGTAATAAATGCAgggaaaatattttaaattataaaaaatatagtaCAAATTgtgaaaatattatgtatgataaaaatattgtgtatgataaaaatattgtgtatgataaaaatattgtgtatgataaaaatattatgtatgataaaaatattatgtatgataaaaatattatgtatgataaaaatattatatatgatgaacatattaaaaatatttataagatTAAAATGACGAAGGAAAAAGGATTCCTAAATTTTACGAATTATACAAAaacaaagaaaaataaaatgaagatttattctttttacCTTGAAAGGTTACATATggataatttattaaaatatattgagATGTCTTTTAATCAAATTAACTATATtcaattaaatatatttaattcttacaatatatataatagctgttcatatgtatatgtgAACTATGACAAGTTCCCTCTTCTTCCTATTCTTGTCCCAAGTTTGATAATTAAGAAGTAA
- a CDS encoding hypothetical protein (conserved Plasmodium protein, unknown function) has translation MAKISSWIKKQRGFDKDKIKENYKSKEYVDIDIFSVSNKSGDSNTENNSDCNSIIEENINNVEDIKRKGENQIINNKYNQENDNKNNDHHEDSEICSIHKDKCNKLYKCILNIFEDNEILENNNKKIETNINKQIIEHNKNNIQNNINNILLSKKSHIFHTLKILVPSIHEINGMNSSYDDKYVNVKEQTNFKKEVEELEEKNKNKDNNSDNNNSNYFNTTKYNIDRSDISSINKDLFEDIYIDTSPNKKKLINDNINIEEEYYESIKTSINYNNVLNFCKDDNNKRKMNRGNALNNIYINFDVYENKMRKIERRKKKNNTNEKNNANEKNNTNEKNNANEKNNTNEKNNTNEKNNTNEKNNTNEKNNTNEKNNDLRVDVKDMIKYTEKNNNKNFKYYDNYKDEINILRKHIINKKSEILYAKNKLIKDISRIEKNIFMSDLYNDISVCINNLNNMKVKKAFFIVQDLFIKKYNCNKKKRKLFLRNIFISEILYRYKIIKKTEIIFNMNNEPPCDNYMKYSIISKRLYRNYTFDYIIDLIDVNGKVCFMKYISCLNKINHYFKNIKLKSIEIINSSSLENNYSSFETVNSISSEEFSDIEKKNKNMYSKNNSRGKSKNKNKNKKKKKKTKKSESMCDKSISNVYIDFSHFNLAYEDEDNEVFYYVTKKEYALLRRSSSFSYYIENEGKKEENQTIKKKTLEHVEDIHMTHVDVEHDHIKKEDDRKNSEPEQYKKINKNKKNLLYTNKESHSIEQNSQNISLEKCDEKSDFNTVIYFYVNLLIPSNFIYIIASLIEATLFKSWIPFYTFPFKFGITDCKLLKERGLIDKMVYTKIAMPWIIRDRYLLMDVWICEDFEYSRGIFLYATNFPRNTEIN, from the exons atggcAAAAATATCTAGCTggataaaaaaacaaaggGGATTTGATAAAGACAAAATAAAAGAGAATTATAAAAGTAAGGAATATGTagatatagatatatttagTGTTTCTAATAAATCAGGAGATAGTAATACAGAAAATAATAGTGATTGTAACAGTATCATCGAAGAGAATATAAACAATGTAGAGGATATCAAAAGGAAAGGAGAGAATCAAATTAtaaacaataaatataaccaagaaaatgataataaaaataatgacCACCATGAAGATTCAGAGATATGTTCGATTCATAAGGATAAATGtaacaaattatataaatgtattttaaacatttttgaagataatgaaatattagaaaataacaataaaaaaatagaaactaatataaataaacaaattattgaacataacaaaaacaatatacaaaataatataaataatatactCTTATCAAAAAAATCACACATTTTTCATACCCTTAAAATATTAGTACCATCAATACATGAAATAAACGGGATGAACAGCTCATACGACGATAAATATGTAAACGTTAAAGAACAAACgaattttaaaaaagaagtTGAAGAGcttgaagaaaaaaataaaaataaagataataatagcgataacaataatagtaattattttaatactaccaaatataatattgacAGATCAGATATTTCTTCTATTAATAAGGATTTATTtgaagatatatatatagacaCATCAcctaataaaaaaaaactaataaatgataatatcAACATAGAGGaagaatattatgaatCGATCAAGACATctataaattataataatgttttgaatttttgtaaggatgataataataaaaggaaaatgaACAGAGGAAATGCtctaaataatatttatattaattttgaTGTGTACGAAAATAAAATGAGGAAAATAGAGAGaaggaagaaaaaaaataatacaaatgaaaaaaataatgcaaatgaaaaaaataatacaaatgaaaaaaataatgcaaatgaaaaaaataatacaaatgaaaaaaataatacaaatgaaaaaaataatacaaatgaaaaaaataatacaaatgaaaaaaataacacaaatgaaaaaaataatgacTTGAGGGTTGATGTAAAAGATATGATTAAATACACAGAAAAgaataacaataaaaatttcaaatattatgataattataaggatgaaataaatatactgagaaaacatattattaataaaaaatctgaaattttatatgcaaagaataaattaataaaagatatCTCTAGAATtgagaaaaatatattcatgtCTGATTTATACAATGACATTTCtgtatgtataaataatttaaataatatgaaagTAAAGAAAGCCTTTTTTATCGTACAagatttatttattaaaaaatataattgtaataaaaaaaaaagaaaattattcttaagaaatatatttataagtGAAATCttatatagatataaaataatcaagaaaacagaaataatatttaatatgaataatgaACCCCCTTGTGATAACTATATGAAATATTCTATAATATCCAAAAGGCTGTATAGAAATTATACTTTTGATTATATTATAGATTTAATAGATGTTAATGGTAAAGTATGttttatgaaatatataagttgtttaaataaaattaatcattattttaaaaatataaaattgaaATCCATAGAAATTATAAACAGTTCATctttagaaaataattattcaaGTTTCGAGACAGTTAATTCTATAAGTAGTGAAGAATTTAGTGACATTGAAAAGAAGAACAAAAATATGTACTCTAAAAATAACAGCAGAGGAAAAAgcaaaaacaaaaataaaaacaaaaaaaaaaaaaaaaaaacgaaaaaaaGTGAAAGTATGTGTGATAAATCTATAtcaaatgtatatatagATTTTTCTCATTTTAATCTAGCTTATGAGGATGAAGATAATGAAGTTTTTTATTACGTGACCAAAAAGGAATATGCCTTATTAAGGAGGAGTTCTAGCTTTTCCtattatatagaaaatgaGGGAAAGAAGGAAGAAAACcaaacaataaaaaaaaaaacactTGAACATGTAGAAGATATTCATATGACACATGTAGATGTAGAACATGATCATATCAAAAAAGAAGACGATAGGAAAAATTCGGAACCagaacaatataaaaaaataaataaaaataaaaaaaatcttTTATACACAAATAAAGAATCACATAGTATAGAACAAAATTCacaaaatatttctttagAAAAATGTGATGAAAAAAGTGATTTTAATAcagttatatatttttatgttaatttattaataccatcaaattttatatatattatagcATCATTGATTGAAGCAACATTATTCAAGTCGTGGATTCCCTTTTATACATTTCCATTCaa ATTTGGAATCACTGAttgtaaattattaaaagaaagaGGTTTAATAGATAAAATGGTATATACCAAAATAGCTATGCCGTGGATAATTAGGGATAg gTATTTATTAATGGATGTATGGATATGTGAAGATTTTGAATACTCAAGGggtatatttttatacgCTACAAATTTCCCGAGAAATACGgaaataaat
- a CDS encoding putative membrane protein (conserved Plasmodium membrane protein, unknown function), whose amino-acid sequence MPIKNMKKYVPYADQEDINNSMTKAHIEKEEDRYLYMNKENLLNELYNMKRTCFDYNHFSNYIHFYEIYSNIKCIAHYERKRKKGELFFMYYVSRRRYIFFLLYLIFLLINIFLLFRLQCLIKCPFLNNNNNNILYLYEINFHVFFTFFILIYCILNIYLFHYTYNIFLHHINIMCIIIIQYLYNTYIKEKNKEIYKNTEILIEGCKRIFHNLDKDFDNIILLYADQIFNKFTNIFKYINKENYPLHNIYNIHTTDSSIYIKSDDVSSDIILLKDTYNNSDQEDDIRTNKKSNNNNIIYMKDNYHHHHLPTTKNNHNNNNINNNNNNINISTSCDYSYYNNEEVKQKNKKKNKKTKKIINNNNNMCPKIISINKDDFYKNLNYMSDDISYNIKKNNKAENKNVISSYIPLLSSTRKSIYNIFGNTIYSNIYDISMYMKYKYNYIHFLMLKKCQDKINYIKFIFYLFPYIINLFINLIINFYILFSVFYYNNTIPLASSYELTKIHFFNLFNYKGVYYIVFIFFINFSFFLYCLFLYKINTIYFFLRQIYKQCKYESIYYCDHIMNDIYENFIFLEIVKNIFDQDEETQEKQKKDIEESEFSDYIKKNNTTSNIDSYDIINNNITTFQKYNINKKGEENKNTNKQYNDICTSTQCNDNMHNSNIISQSIYSPTNTHFHNKLHKYVQCDDIQIINEQEMYRDNYKNMNKYMNIDHLNNDQQSY is encoded by the coding sequence ATGCCTATTaagaatatgaaaaaatatgttcCTTATGCCGACCAGGAGGATATTAATAATAGCATGACTAAGGCTCATATAGAAAAAGAGGAAGAtagatatttatatatgaataaggaaaatttactgaatgaattatataatatgaaacGTACATGTTTTgattataatcatttttcaaattatatacacttttatgaaatatatagtaatataaaatgtatagCTCATTATGAAAGGAAAAGAAAGAAAGGAGAATTgttttttatgtattatgTTAGTAGaagaagatatatattttttttattatatttaatatttttattaataaatatctttttattatttcgCTTACAATGTTTAATCAAGTGtccttttttaaataataataataataacatattatatttgtatgaGATCAATTTCCATGTgttttttactttttttattcttatttattgtatattaaatatatatttatttcattatacatataatatattcttacatcatataaatattatgtgtattattattatacaatatttatataatacctatatcaaagaaaaaaataaagaaatatataaaaatacagAAATATTAATTGAAGGATGTAAAAGaatatttcataatttGGATAAGGActttgataatattatcttGTTGTATGCAGAtcaaatatttaataaatttacaaatatatttaaatatattaataaggAAAATTATCCACTccataatatttataacataCATACCACAGACtcttctatatatattaagagTGATGATGTTTCATCagatattatattattaaaggatacatataataatagtgaTCAAGAGGACGATATaagaacaaataaaaaaagtaataacaataatatcatatatatgaaagataattatcatcatcatcatctaCCTACAACTAAAAATAATcacaacaataataatattaataataataataataatattaatattagTACAAGTTGTgattattcatattataataatgaagaagtaaaacaaaaaaataaaaaaaaaaacaaaaaaacaaaaaaaataataaacaataataataatatgtgtCCCAAAATTATTAGTATAAATAAGGATGATTtctataaaaatttaaattatatgtcagacgatatttcatataatataaaaaaaaataataaagcggaaaataaaaatgtaatatcatcatatattCCACTTCTATCCAGTACACGGAAGAGCATATACAACATTTTTGGTAATACCATATATTCTAATATCTATGATATAAGTATgtatatgaaatataaatataattatatacattttttaatgttaAAAAAGTGTCAAGacaaaattaattatataaaattcattttttacCTTTTCCCATATAtcataaatttatttattaatttaataattaatttttatattcttttttcagtattttattataataacacAATACCTTTAGCTTCATCATATGAATTAAcaaaaatacatttttttaaccTGTTCAATTATAAAGGAGTGTACTATATAgtattcattttttttattaatttttcgttttttctatattgtctttttttatataaaatcaaTACTATCTATTTTTTCTTGCGACAAATATACAAACAATGTAAGTATGAATCCATATATTACTGTGATCATATAATGAATGATATATAcgaaaattttatattcctAGAAATagttaaaaatatttttgatcAGGACGAGGAAACACAAGAGAAACAGAAGAAGGACATTGAAGAAAGTGAATTTTCggattatataaaaaagaataacACGACATCTAATATAGATTcttatgatataataaataataacataacaacgtttcaaaaatataacataaacaaaaaaggtgaagaaaataaaaacacaAACAAGCAATACAATGATATATGTACAAGCACACAAtgtaatgataatatgcataattcaaatataaTTTCACAATCTATTTATTCTCCTACAAATACacattttcataataaGCTTCACAAATATGTCCAGTGTGATGATATTCAAATTATAAATGAGCAAGAAATGTATAGAGacaattataaaaatatgaacaaatatatgaatatagATCATTTAAACAATGATCAACAAAGTTATTAA